The nucleotide window TCCTGGCGGCGGTCGGCTCCGCAATCGGCTTGGGAAACATCTGGCGTTTCCCTTACATGGCCTATGAGAACGGCGGCGGCGCCTTCCTCATCCCCTACATTTTCGCCCTGCTGACCGCGGGCATCCCCTTCATGATCCTCGAATTCGGCATGGGCCACAAGCACCGCGGCTCCGCGCCCAAGGTCTTCCGGGCCATCGGCTCCAACTGGGAGTTCCTGGGCTGGATGCAGGTCATCGTGGCCCTGGTCATTTCCATCTACTACGTGGCCGTGGTCGGCTGGACCATCAACTACACGGGCTTTGCCTTCAACCAGTCCTGGGGCAGTGATCCCAAGGCGTTCTTCTTCGGCGAGTACCTCGGCCTGACCGGCTCCCCGTTCGAGCTCGGCTCCATCCGCTGGCCCATCCTCGGCGCATGCACCCTGGCCTGGGGCGTGACATGGCTGGCCATCACCTCCGGCGTGCGCAAGGGTATCGAGCGCGCCTGCAAGGTGCTCATCCCCCTGCTCTTCCTGCTGGTGCTGGTGCTCATCGGCCGCGTGGTCACGCTGGACGGCGCCATGACCGGCCTGAACTACCTGTTCAAGCCGGACTTCTCCAAGCTGGCCGACTTCTCGGTCTGGGCCGACGCCTACGGGCAGATATTCTTCTCCCTGTCCATCGGCTTCTCCATCATGCTGGCCTATTCCAGCTACCTGCCCAAGAAGTCCGACATCAGCAACAACGCGGCCATGACCGTGTTCATCAACTGCGGCTTCTCCATGCTCGCGGGCGTCATGATCTTCTCGGTGCTCGGCAACATGGCGTTCGCCACCGGCCAGTCCGTGGCCGACGTTGCCGGGTCCGGCGTGGGGCTGGCCTTCATCACCATCCCGGCGGCCATCAACACCATGCCCGCCCCGGTCTTCTTCGGCACCCTGTTCTTCCTCTGCCTGACCATGGCCGGCGTCAGTTCCCACATCTCCATCGTGGAAGCGGTCAGCTCCTCGTTCATCGACAAGTTCGGCTGGTCCCGCAAGGCCACCGCCACCGCCGTCTGCCTCTTCGGCTATGCGGCCACCCTCATCTTCACCACCGGGGGCGGCCTGCTCATCCTGGACATCGTGGACCACTTCATCAACAACCTGTGCATCCTCGGCCTGGCGCTGCTGGAAATCCTGCTCATGGGATACATCGTGGGTCTGGAGCCCATCGAGCGCCACGTCAACCTGTCCTCGGACTTCCGGGTGGGCGCGGCCTGGCGGCTGTGCCTCCGGCTCGTCACCGTGGGCGTGCTCGGCTACTCGTTCGTCATGAACGTGGTCACCGACCTGGGCACCCCGTACGGCGGCTACGCGTCCAGCGACCTGGCCCTTCTCGGCTGGTCCCTGCCGCCCGTGGCCTTTGTCCTGTCCCTGGCCCTGAACAGGAAGCAGCCCGCGTGCAGCTTCGTCCGCAACGACTAGGAGGAGACCCATATGTCCACCGCAGCAATCATAATGATGGTCTTCGGCCTCGGCATCACCTGGGGCGGCGCAGCCTGGTGCATCCGGCTCGCCATGAGCAAACAGAGCCGCTAAACATCACCCCACTCGAATCAAAAGGCCGGGACGCTCCAACGTTCCGGCCTTTTTCATTGCGCAACTGACAGCGAAACTATCGAGAGTGGTGCAGCGCCAAGGCGCAAGGGCGAAGCTGTGGCCTTCCACAGCGATGCCCGCAGCAACGCAGGAGATGCGCCGCTATCGATAGTTTCGCTAAACGTACCAGTACATGAGGACGAAGTGGCAGAAGCTGCCGCCGATGACGAAGAGGTGGAATATCTCGTGAAAGCCGAAGCGGTCGGGCACGGGGTCGGGCCACTTGAGGCCATAGATCACCGCGCCCAGGGAATAGATCACGCCGCCGCCCACCAGCCAGGCCACGGCCGGACCGGGCATGGACAGGTAGATCGGATAGATGCCGATGATCGCCAGCCAGCCCATGCCGAGATAGATGGCGGTGGAGAGCCGGCGCGGGGCCGTGATCCAGAAGATTTTCATGACGATGCCGGACAGGGCCACTCCCCAGACCACGCCGAACAGGGACCAGCCCCACCCGCCGCGCAGGGGGATCAGGCAGATGGGCGTGTACGTGGCCGCGATGTAAAAGAAAATCATGGAGTGGTCCACCCGCCGCAGGAAGCGCACCCGATCCTCGCTGACCGGCAACCAGTGGTACAGGGTGGAGGCCGTGTACAAAAGAATCATGCCCCCGCCGAAGATGGAGAAGGTCACGATGTGCCACGGCAGGGCCGGACCGACCGAGCGCAAAATGAGCAGGACCGTGGCCAGCACGGCCAGGGCGGCTGCAATGCAGTGGGTCAGCCCGCTGACGGGATCGCGAAGGGCCAAAATCACACTTTCTCCCGGTTGAAGGTTCCGCTCATCTCTTTGGTTACACGACCCGCAGCGTTTAAACAAGTGTTTGAACGCCGCAGATTCCGGTGCCGGAGATGCTAGAGAAGCTCCATGGGCCGGGAGTCAGGGTTGGCGCAGGCCTCGGCGTCCTGGAGCAGGTCGGCCAGGGTGAAGGTGTTGAGCCGGGAGTACATGGCGTCCGCCGCCTCCTGCCACAGCCGCCGCGTGAGACAGATGTCCATGCGGCTGCACCCGTTCTTGCCGGACCGGCATTCCACCAGGGAGCCGTCGCCTTCCAGGGCGTGCACCACCTTGCCGATGGGAATTTCCGTGGCCGGGACCGCCAGGGCATGCCCGCCCCGGGGGCCGCGCTTGGACTTGACGTACCCGGCGTCCTTGAGCTTGCGTATGAGTTTTTCGAGATACTTGGCCGACACCCCCTGGCGCGAGGCGATGTCCTGGATGCGGACCGGCCCGTCCTGGCAGTGCTGGGCGATGTCGAGCATCATGCGTGTTCCGTAGCGGCTGCGTGTGGTAAGTTTCATATACGCTCCTATGTAGCTGACAGATATGGCGGATAAAAAATATCGAATCCAGCGTCGTCAGATGCCGACCAGCCCGGCAATCAACTGCACGACGCCCAATACCACCATCGCCTTGGCGAGAAAGGCCCATCCCCTATACCCCTGGTATCGATCGGCGCTTCGCCAGACGGCAACGGATATGAACACCTGGTAAACAATCAGGAAAACGCCGAAGGACAGCAGGACAGCGGCAAATCCAATGTTTTTTTCAGCCAGCACGGCCAACAGCAGACCTGCCCCCCTGAAAAGCACGCCGACAGTAAAGCCGAAGACCCAGAACGTCCGCGCCAGATCGACTTCCCCTCTCCACAGCCGCTTGATCAGTCCCATGTGAGCACCTCGGATGAATTCGGATTCGTTTTGTAGGGGAATTATCACAAAAAAAAGGCCGCGACAATCAAATCGCGACCTTTCCAGTATGTTTATTTGGATCGTGAACTATTTTCGGCTCTTGAAATAGGCGGCCACTCCGAACAGGCCGAAGATATAGCCGATGCCGCCCAGGATTTCGGTCACGGACGGGCCGGGCCGGCTCAAGTCCGCGAGCATGCGCTTCACCGGTTCCAGCTCGCGCTTGACCACGGCCTCCACGGCACCGATGTCCGCCTTGGGCCCGGCGACGATGACG belongs to Pseudodesulfovibrio portus and includes:
- the trhA gene encoding PAQR family membrane homeostasis protein TrhA is translated as MILALRDPVSGLTHCIAAALAVLATVLLILRSVGPALPWHIVTFSIFGGGMILLYTASTLYHWLPVSEDRVRFLRRVDHSMIFFYIAATYTPICLIPLRGGWGWSLFGVVWGVALSGIVMKIFWITAPRRLSTAIYLGMGWLAIIGIYPIYLSMPGPAVAWLVGGGVIYSLGAVIYGLKWPDPVPDRFGFHEIFHLFVIGGSFCHFVLMYWYV
- a CDS encoding RrF2 family transcriptional regulator; translated protein: MKLTTRSRYGTRMMLDIAQHCQDGPVRIQDIASRQGVSAKYLEKLIRKLKDAGYVKSKRGPRGGHALAVPATEIPIGKVVHALEGDGSLVECRSGKNGCSRMDICLTRRLWQEAADAMYSRLNTFTLADLLQDAEACANPDSRPMELL
- a CDS encoding sodium-dependent transporter, with protein sequence MAQREQWGSRAGFVLAAVGSAIGLGNIWRFPYMAYENGGGAFLIPYIFALLTAGIPFMILEFGMGHKHRGSAPKVFRAIGSNWEFLGWMQVIVALVISIYYVAVVGWTINYTGFAFNQSWGSDPKAFFFGEYLGLTGSPFELGSIRWPILGACTLAWGVTWLAITSGVRKGIERACKVLIPLLFLLVLVLIGRVVTLDGAMTGLNYLFKPDFSKLADFSVWADAYGQIFFSLSIGFSIMLAYSSYLPKKSDISNNAAMTVFINCGFSMLAGVMIFSVLGNMAFATGQSVADVAGSGVGLAFITIPAAINTMPAPVFFGTLFFLCLTMAGVSSHISIVEAVSSSFIDKFGWSRKATATAVCLFGYAATLIFTTGGGLLILDIVDHFINNLCILGLALLEILLMGYIVGLEPIERHVNLSSDFRVGAAWRLCLRLVTVGVLGYSFVMNVVTDLGTPYGGYASSDLALLGWSLPPVAFVLSLALNRKQPACSFVRND
- a CDS encoding MetS family NSS transporter small subunit, with protein sequence MSTAAIIMMVFGLGITWGGAAWCIRLAMSKQSR